In the genome of Xanthocytophaga agilis, one region contains:
- the fabG gene encoding 3-oxoacyl-ACP reductase FabG — translation MKYALVTGGARGIGRAIAVKLAKDGFFVILNYLSNDLEAEKTLAQIQEEGGQGQLLKFDVSDRHQVDTILGGWIEANKDKTIEVLINNAGIRKDTLMLWMEPKDWDSVLNISLGGFYNVTKQALNPMLVKKFGRIINIVSLSGLKGVPGQTNYSAAKAGVIGATKALAQEVGRRGITVNAVAPGFITTEMTADMNEKEIKALIPVNRFGKPEEVAELVSFLASENSSYITGEVISINGGLYS, via the coding sequence ATGAAATATGCATTAGTAACAGGAGGAGCAAGAGGAATTGGCAGGGCAATTGCTGTAAAACTAGCAAAAGATGGTTTTTTCGTTATTCTGAACTACCTGTCTAATGATCTGGAGGCAGAAAAAACATTGGCACAAATTCAGGAGGAAGGAGGACAGGGACAATTATTAAAATTTGATGTATCAGATCGCCATCAGGTAGACACTATATTAGGGGGGTGGATTGAAGCGAATAAAGATAAAACCATTGAAGTTCTAATCAACAATGCAGGAATCCGGAAAGACACACTGATGTTATGGATGGAACCAAAGGATTGGGATTCTGTTTTAAATATTAGCTTGGGAGGGTTCTATAATGTTACTAAACAGGCACTTAACCCTATGTTGGTAAAAAAGTTTGGTCGAATTATAAACATTGTTTCATTATCCGGGTTAAAAGGAGTACCAGGCCAAACCAATTATTCTGCAGCAAAGGCAGGTGTAATTGGCGCCACCAAAGCGCTGGCTCAGGAAGTAGGAAGACGAGGTATTACTGTCAACGCAGTAGCTCCGGGATTTATTACTACTGAGATGACAGCAGATATGAATGAAAAGGAGATAAAAGCCCTGATTCCAGTAAATCGATTTGGAAAACCCGAAGAAGTTGCCGAATTAGTTTCGTTCCTTGCTTCAGAAAACTCATCGTATATTACAGGTGAGGTTATTTCAATCAATGGCGGACTATATTCATAA
- a CDS encoding beta-ketoacyl-[acyl-carrier-protein] synthase family protein codes for MLNRVVITGIGIYSCLGTNLDEVRDSLYQGKSGIVYDEPRKALGFRSALTGIVKQPNLKGILDRRTRISMAEQVEYAYLATQEALQVAHIDEQYLEDHEIGILYGNDSSAKAVIEATDIARQKRDNTLVGSGSIFQSMNSTVTMNLSTIYKLKGINMSVSAACASGSHSIGMAYFLIKHGYQDCIISGGAQEINEYVMGSFDGLSAFSIRESEPTKASRPFDKDRDGLIPSGGAATVILESYESAKRRNAPILAEIIGYGFSSSGNHIIQPNVEGPARSLRNVLKDAGIQADEIDYINAHATSTPVGDACEAQAIHEVFGNSRPLVSSTKSMTGHECWMAGASEIIYSMLMMQNSFVAPNINFENPDEYSAPLNIATTTVDKNINTFLSNSFGFGGTNSSIIVRKIS; via the coding sequence ATGCTCAACAGAGTTGTAATAACAGGTATAGGTATTTATTCGTGTTTAGGAACAAACCTGGATGAAGTAAGAGATTCGTTGTATCAGGGAAAATCCGGAATTGTCTATGATGAACCTCGTAAGGCACTAGGTTTCAGATCAGCTCTAACCGGCATAGTAAAGCAACCGAATCTGAAAGGTATTCTGGACAGACGTACACGGATAAGTATGGCTGAACAGGTAGAATATGCCTATCTTGCTACTCAGGAAGCTTTGCAGGTAGCTCACATAGATGAACAATATCTGGAAGATCATGAGATTGGAATATTATATGGCAATGATAGCTCAGCAAAAGCGGTCATTGAAGCAACAGATATTGCACGTCAGAAGAGAGACAACACCTTAGTAGGATCAGGCAGTATATTTCAGTCTATGAATAGTACGGTTACTATGAACCTTTCAACTATTTACAAATTGAAAGGTATTAATATGTCCGTTAGTGCCGCTTGTGCGAGTGGTTCTCATTCTATCGGGATGGCCTACTTTCTGATCAAACATGGATATCAGGATTGTATTATTAGTGGCGGAGCTCAGGAAATTAATGAGTATGTGATGGGTAGCTTTGATGGATTAAGTGCATTTTCAATCCGGGAATCTGAACCGACCAAAGCATCTCGTCCGTTTGATAAAGACCGGGATGGACTGATTCCCAGTGGTGGTGCAGCCACTGTTATTCTGGAAAGTTATGAGTCTGCCAAACGACGTAATGCTCCTATTCTTGCAGAAATCATAGGATATGGATTTTCATCCAGTGGCAATCATATCATTCAGCCCAATGTAGAAGGTCCGGCTCGTTCATTGCGTAATGTGCTAAAAGATGCAGGAATACAAGCAGATGAGATAGACTATATCAATGCGCATGCTACCTCCACTCCTGTAGGAGATGCCTGTGAAGCACAGGCAATTCATGAAGTTTTTGGAAATTCACGTCCTCTGGTAAGTTCTACCAAGTCAATGACAGGGCACGAGTGCTGGATGGCAGGAGCAAGTGAGATTATTTACTCGATGCTGATGATGCAAAACTCGTTCGTTGCACCTAATATTAACTTCGAGAACCCTGATGAATATTCAGCACCTTTAAATATTGCAACCACCACTGTTGATAAAAACATCAATACTTTCTTGTCCAACTCGTTTGGATTTGGAGGAACCAATTCGTCTATCATCGTAAGAAAAATTAGCTAA
- a CDS encoding acyl carrier protein has product MYTEEIVQKVNEFLIEEFEVDADKIKPEAVLKETLELDSLDYVDLVVVIESNFGFKVKSEDFAGITTFEDFYNYITQRVEHQLQEK; this is encoded by the coding sequence ATGTATACCGAAGAAATAGTACAGAAGGTTAATGAATTTCTGATTGAAGAATTTGAAGTAGATGCAGATAAAATAAAACCAGAAGCTGTACTGAAAGAAACCCTCGAATTAGATAGCCTGGATTATGTGGATCTAGTCGTTGTGATTGAGAGCAACTTTGGCTTTAAAGTTAAAAGCGAAGATTTTGCAGGTATCACTACCTTTGAAGACTTCTATAACTATATCACTCAACGAGTAGAGCACCAACTGCAAGAGAAATAA
- a CDS encoding lipid A biosynthesis acyltransferase, whose translation MSVWSGQSKGTVLGYKIFVFILSYLGLLPAYFILYFVALYYFLFSNHSSKVIYSYLHDRLKFSKTASLVGIYRNYFVFGQSLIDRVAVLAGYSRFHYHFDGEQYLEQMCLSGSGGILISAHLGNWEIAGHLLQKFSCTINIVMYDGEHQKIKSYLESVKGSSRIRIIAIKEDLSHIYQINEALERKELLCIHGDRFTTGARTISVQFLGKEALFPIGPYQLAARYNVPVSFVFSTKQRWNKYHLKASEPIYIPSPRTSNHTEQLTHSVHEYIRQIEKTIRLYPYQWFNYYDFWKVDLS comes from the coding sequence ATGAGTGTATGGAGTGGACAATCCAAGGGAACAGTCCTAGGGTATAAGATATTTGTGTTTATTCTTTCATACCTGGGACTTTTACCGGCTTACTTCATTCTCTACTTTGTAGCACTTTACTATTTTCTGTTTTCCAATCACAGTAGCAAGGTTATTTACTCATACTTACATGACAGATTAAAGTTTTCAAAAACGGCTTCACTAGTAGGTATTTACAGAAATTACTTTGTGTTTGGACAATCACTTATTGACCGGGTAGCTGTCCTGGCAGGATATAGTCGTTTTCACTATCATTTTGATGGAGAACAATACCTGGAACAAATGTGCCTGTCCGGAAGTGGTGGAATTCTTATCAGTGCGCACCTTGGTAACTGGGAAATTGCAGGACATCTGCTACAAAAGTTTTCCTGTACTATTAATATTGTCATGTATGATGGAGAACATCAGAAGATCAAATCTTATCTGGAAAGTGTCAAAGGGAGTAGTAGGATTAGGATTATAGCTATCAAAGAAGATCTTTCCCATATATACCAGATCAATGAAGCTCTGGAAAGAAAAGAACTATTGTGTATACATGGAGATAGATTTACTACTGGAGCCAGAACCATTTCTGTGCAATTTCTGGGTAAAGAAGCATTATTTCCGATAGGCCCCTATCAGCTGGCAGCACGATATAATGTTCCTGTTTCCTTTGTTTTTTCAACAAAGCAAAGATGGAACAAATACCATCTGAAAGCATCTGAACCCATATACATCCCATCACCCAGAACTAGTAACCACACCGAGCAACTCACTCATTCGGTACATGAGTACATCAGACAGATAGAGAAGACAATTCGTTTGTATCCTTATCAGTGGTTTAATTATTATGATTTTTGGAAAGTAGACCTCTCATGA
- a CDS encoding class I SAM-dependent methyltransferase, whose translation MNIQNPDTFSSLSFYKKEKLSAIDAKHEAQKIAFGPMVFQATKALRDLKILEAIDNSTDGLTLTEIASATQISAYGVRVLIEAGLGIGLLLWQDEKYVLTKTGFFILHDPMTRANMDFVNDINYQGFFHLTESIQAGKPIGLKHFGEQWSTIYQALSSLPLQAKESWFAFDHFYSDDSFSKVLPIVFSNTPSTLLDVGGNTGKWAQQCIEFNKDVQVTIADLPQQIAMAKEAINQHPDKDRVSFYPINILQPETTLPAGFDAIWMSQFLDCFSDEEITDIATKAHKALKEDGTLFIMETFWDRQKYPTSAFCLQQTSLYFTCMANGNSQMYRSDIFIACIEKAGFTIIEQTDNIGISHTLLQCRKK comes from the coding sequence ATGAATATTCAGAATCCAGACACCTTTTCATCGCTTTCATTCTATAAGAAAGAAAAATTATCTGCAATTGATGCCAAACATGAGGCACAAAAGATAGCATTTGGCCCAATGGTCTTTCAGGCAACAAAAGCATTGAGAGATCTGAAGATATTGGAAGCAATTGACAATAGCACAGATGGATTAACACTAACAGAGATTGCATCTGCTACTCAAATTTCAGCATATGGTGTACGAGTACTGATTGAAGCAGGTCTGGGTATAGGTTTGCTATTGTGGCAGGACGAAAAATATGTTCTGACCAAAACAGGATTCTTTATTTTACATGATCCTATGACAAGAGCTAACATGGATTTTGTCAATGATATAAACTATCAGGGATTCTTTCATCTTACAGAGTCTATTCAGGCTGGGAAACCTATAGGCCTGAAACACTTTGGAGAGCAATGGTCTACCATTTATCAGGCGTTGTCTTCCCTCCCACTACAGGCGAAAGAAAGTTGGTTTGCCTTTGATCATTTCTATTCAGACGATTCTTTTTCCAAAGTTCTACCTATTGTATTTAGCAATACACCATCTACTCTGCTGGATGTTGGAGGCAATACAGGTAAGTGGGCTCAGCAATGTATTGAGTTTAATAAAGATGTACAGGTTACTATCGCTGACTTGCCACAGCAGATCGCCATGGCAAAAGAGGCAATTAATCAACATCCTGATAAAGATAGGGTGTCCTTTTATCCTATCAATATTCTCCAACCAGAAACAACACTGCCTGCCGGATTTGATGCGATCTGGATGAGTCAGTTTCTGGATTGCTTTTCTGATGAAGAAATTACAGATATAGCTACCAAGGCCCATAAGGCATTAAAAGAGGATGGTACACTGTTTATCATGGAAACATTCTGGGATCGGCAAAAGTATCCTACATCAGCATTTTGCCTGCAACAGACCTCCCTGTATTTTACCTGTATGGCTAATGGCAATAGCCAGATGTATCGTTCGGATATATTTATTGCCTGTATTGAAAAAGCTGGCTTTACAATTATAGAACAAACCGATAATATTGGTATCAGTCATACATTATTACAATGCAGAAAGAAATAA
- a CDS encoding 3-hydroxyacyl-ACP dehydratase produces MQKEITLPVSDITRFIPQQHPIVMIDELYESDGLTTVTKFLIKADGLFVEDNQLKEPGLIENIAQTAAAGMGYQFVKQGEPIPVGFIGAIKYLQITRLPKVGDIITTQVTVLDTVLDITLIKGEIQLNNIFIASCEMKIVLKK; encoded by the coding sequence ATGCAGAAAGAAATAACATTACCTGTTAGTGATATTACACGCTTCATCCCTCAGCAGCATCCGATTGTCATGATAGATGAGTTGTATGAATCGGATGGACTCACTACAGTTACCAAGTTTCTGATTAAAGCAGATGGATTGTTTGTGGAGGATAATCAGTTGAAAGAACCAGGTCTTATTGAAAATATTGCTCAGACTGCTGCTGCAGGAATGGGCTATCAGTTTGTAAAACAAGGAGAGCCAATACCAGTAGGCTTTATTGGGGCTATCAAATATTTGCAAATAACCCGGCTTCCTAAAGTAGGTGATATAATCACTACTCAGGTCACTGTTCTGGATACTGTATTGGATATTACATTAATCAAAGGAGAAATTCAGCTGAATAATATATTCATTGCCAGCTGTGAAATGAAAATTGTTCTGAAAAAATAA
- a CDS encoding thioesterase family protein — protein sequence MLSFETEVEVKFSEVDSLHIVWHGHYVRYFEDAREGFGKKYGLHYLEVYQKGFVMPIVKLNCDYKRPLVYGDIALVKITYVETEAAKVIFQYEIKKKDTQELIATGETIQVFLDTNRNLCITVPDFLADWKTYYQLK from the coding sequence ATGCTTTCTTTTGAAACCGAAGTAGAGGTTAAGTTTAGCGAAGTAGACTCTCTTCATATTGTATGGCATGGGCATTATGTACGTTATTTTGAAGATGCGCGTGAAGGTTTTGGAAAAAAATATGGTCTGCATTATCTGGAAGTTTATCAAAAAGGATTTGTTATGCCTATTGTAAAGTTAAACTGCGATTACAAAAGACCCTTGGTATATGGAGATATTGCCCTTGTAAAGATTACCTATGTAGAAACAGAAGCCGCAAAAGTTATTTTTCAATACGAGATTAAAAAGAAGGATACTCAGGAGCTGATCGCCACCGGAGAAACCATCCAGGTATTTCTGGATACCAACCGAAATCTCTGCATCACCGTACCAGACTTCCTGGCTGACTGGAAAACCTACTATCAACTTAAATAA
- a CDS encoding beta-ketoacyl synthase N-terminal-like domain-containing protein, translated as MPAPVYIIGDNIITPLGTTTEENFEAISNGVSGIRRHTNNPIGDFYASVLDKGMFLPGESLTHLESLFIRSIQQACQSAGIDATDSDNLYIFSSTKGNIELLQKQANLSASIHLDQMAKAVTTHLRYAGTPLIVSNACISGVQAIGLAYTLLQQGKYKRAIVTGGDLFSFFVLAGFYSLQAISPFPCTPFDKKRAGISLGEGCGTIILTREPNPTSIQITTVASSNDANHISGPSRTGDGLALAIQSVLQTAGKEPKTIQFVNAHGTGTIYNDEMESLAFQRCGLAQIPVNSLKGYIGHTLGAAGIIETILTARSLQRNQLLTSAGFQETGTSVPLPVITENHTGNYTCALKTASGFGGGNAVLLLEKQVSS; from the coding sequence ATGCCTGCACCTGTTTACATCATTGGTGATAACATTATTACTCCTCTGGGAACAACCACAGAAGAGAATTTTGAGGCTATAAGCAATGGAGTCAGTGGAATTAGGAGGCATACCAATAATCCTATAGGTGATTTCTATGCATCCGTTCTGGACAAAGGTATGTTCTTACCTGGTGAGTCACTTACTCATCTGGAAAGTCTGTTTATCCGATCTATTCAGCAGGCCTGTCAATCAGCAGGTATTGATGCAACAGATTCGGACAATTTATATATTTTCTCTTCCACCAAAGGAAACATTGAGTTACTCCAAAAACAGGCAAACCTATCTGCATCCATACACCTGGATCAGATGGCAAAAGCTGTAACTACGCATTTACGTTATGCAGGTACACCCCTTATCGTTTCCAATGCCTGTATTTCGGGTGTACAAGCAATCGGGCTGGCTTATACTCTATTACAACAAGGAAAGTATAAACGGGCTATTGTAACAGGTGGAGATTTGTTTTCGTTCTTTGTCTTGGCTGGTTTCTATTCTTTGCAGGCAATCAGTCCCTTTCCTTGTACGCCATTTGATAAAAAGAGAGCAGGCATTTCTCTGGGAGAAGGATGTGGAACAATAATCCTTACACGGGAACCTAATCCCACATCTATTCAGATTACAACGGTAGCATCATCCAATGATGCCAATCATATTTCCGGTCCTTCACGTACTGGTGACGGACTAGCATTAGCCATTCAATCTGTTTTACAGACAGCAGGTAAAGAACCGAAAACCATCCAATTTGTCAATGCGCATGGTACTGGAACCATCTACAATGATGAAATGGAGTCACTGGCGTTTCAACGCTGTGGACTTGCACAAATACCTGTAAATAGCCTCAAAGGCTATATCGGACATACATTGGGAGCAGCGGGCATTATAGAAACCATTCTGACAGCACGCAGCCTGCAACGTAACCAATTACTCACTTCGGCTGGATTCCAAGAAACAGGTACCAGTGTTCCGTTGCCAGTGATTACAGAAAATCACACAGGAAACTATACCTGTGCACTAAAAACAGCATCAGGGTTTGGAGGAGGTAATGCGGTTTTACTTCTGGAAAAACAAGTATCATCCTAA
- a CDS encoding phosphopantetheine-binding protein, translated as MNTLIEELKNDIIEQLNLQDMTPADIDENAPLFGEGLGLDSIDALELIVLLQKKYKTKVNNADEGKEVFKSVRSIAEFIQSKQTANS; from the coding sequence ATGAATACCTTAATTGAAGAGTTAAAGAATGATATTATTGAACAGTTGAATCTACAGGATATGACTCCTGCCGACATTGATGAAAATGCTCCTTTGTTTGGAGAGGGTTTGGGACTGGATTCAATTGATGCATTGGAACTAATCGTGCTGCTACAGAAGAAATACAAAACGAAAGTTAACAATGCAGATGAAGGCAAAGAAGTTTTCAAATCGGTACGTAGTATAGCCGAATTCATTCAATCCAAACAGACAGCAAATTCATAA
- a CDS encoding beta-ketoacyl-[acyl-carrier-protein] synthase family protein: protein MEVFVSGIGMVSAIGMNIPETLQSLYQSQSGIGAISILDTHLADTLSAGEIKYTDQQLKNQLNNTSSKRTYSRTTLLAIQAMQEATQMAELGSIERRQAALISATSIGGMDKGEIFYADFLKNPEKANYRYARVHDCGSITEELAELAGIQSYIATSSTACSSAANAIIHAIRLIQHGMYDIVIAGGTDALCNFTLNGFHSLMILSDEPCRPFDKNRKGLNLGEGAAFLVLESKRSLTKSGRKPLCQITGYANTCEAYHQTASAPDGSGAYSAMVQALQRSKLTPADISYINTHGTATPTNDLSEGRAIEKLFGENAPPFSSTKALTGHTLAAAGGLEAVLSILSINYGLIYPNLNFSDPMDELTIKPEVKLGSSQAIKHVLSNSFGFGGNNSSLVFSRC from the coding sequence ATGGAAGTTTTTGTATCAGGTATCGGAATGGTTTCTGCCATAGGAATGAATATTCCCGAAACACTACAATCACTTTATCAATCACAAAGTGGAATTGGAGCTATTTCTATCCTGGATACACATCTGGCTGATACACTTTCTGCTGGCGAAATCAAATATACAGATCAGCAGTTGAAGAATCAGCTAAACAATACTTCCTCAAAAAGAACATATTCCCGAACAACATTGCTTGCCATACAGGCCATGCAGGAAGCAACACAAATGGCAGAGCTAGGTTCTATCGAACGTAGGCAGGCGGCACTGATTTCAGCTACAAGCATTGGAGGTATGGATAAAGGGGAAATCTTCTATGCAGATTTTCTCAAGAATCCGGAAAAGGCCAATTACCGTTATGCTCGTGTACATGATTGTGGAAGTATTACGGAAGAGCTAGCTGAACTGGCAGGCATTCAGTCGTATATAGCAACCAGTAGTACAGCCTGTTCATCAGCAGCCAATGCCATTATACATGCTATACGTTTAATTCAGCATGGCATGTATGACATTGTGATTGCAGGAGGAACCGATGCTCTTTGTAATTTCACCCTCAATGGCTTTCACTCCCTGATGATATTATCAGATGAACCTTGCCGACCTTTTGATAAAAACCGTAAGGGACTTAACCTAGGCGAAGGAGCTGCATTTCTGGTGCTGGAATCTAAGCGTTCGTTAACAAAATCCGGACGCAAGCCACTATGCCAGATCACTGGTTATGCTAATACCTGCGAGGCTTATCACCAGACAGCTTCTGCACCTGATGGTTCAGGAGCTTATTCCGCCATGGTACAGGCCTTGCAACGGAGTAAACTTACACCAGCAGATATTAGTTATATCAACACACATGGTACAGCCACTCCTACCAATGATCTTTCAGAAGGTAGAGCTATTGAAAAGCTATTTGGTGAAAATGCACCTCCATTCAGTTCAACCAAAGCCCTGACAGGTCATACATTAGCAGCTGCTGGGGGTCTTGAAGCAGTTTTATCCATTTTATCGATCAACTATGGCCTCATCTATCCTAATCTGAACTTTTCAGATCCAATGGATGAACTAACGATCAAACCTGAAGTTAAATTAGGTTCTTCTCAGGCTATAAAGCATGTGCTTTCCAATTCGTTTGGATTTGGGGGCAATAATTCTTCTCTTGTATTTTCCAGATGTTAA
- a CDS encoding beta-ketoacyl synthase chain length factor, whose product MSKIYINGLSCISPQPTLDTRFLTGTIVDSTTPYLQCQEPVYKTILSPTGIRRMGRLQKMSLVTAIHCLKDAGIDMPDAIVTGTGLGCLEDSEQFLTSIIENTEHAPLSPTSFIQSTHNTVSSQIAIHLKCTGPNYTYSQRHFSFESALLDSILMIKDQSSTTILLHSADEMTPNIYEIIHRMNIWPAPIGEGVSSLLLSSQQSSHSYAAIEFIKLHYGKMDATSILHWIQDCLALHEITPDSIDVVIQGNYSVSLSSLIPDATYVQYKNYIGEYFTASAFAYWLGAYSIKNQQIPEHCIKTQGKETSVRTVLIYNQIDQKYHSLALLVQPESTQE is encoded by the coding sequence ATGAGCAAAATCTATATTAATGGCCTTTCCTGTATATCGCCACAACCTACCTTAGATACCAGATTTCTGACAGGTACAATTGTGGATTCTACTACACCCTATCTTCAATGTCAGGAGCCTGTATACAAGACTATTCTCTCTCCTACAGGGATCCGTCGTATGGGACGTTTACAGAAAATGTCACTGGTTACAGCCATCCATTGCCTTAAAGATGCAGGTATTGATATGCCTGACGCGATTGTAACAGGAACGGGACTAGGCTGTCTGGAAGATTCTGAACAGTTTCTCACTTCCATCATAGAAAATACAGAGCACGCTCCACTCTCACCCACCTCTTTTATTCAGTCTACTCATAATACGGTAAGTAGTCAGATTGCCATTCATTTAAAATGTACAGGTCCTAACTATACATACTCTCAGCGCCATTTCTCGTTTGAGTCTGCTTTGTTGGATAGTATACTGATGATAAAAGATCAGAGTTCTACAACTATTCTTCTCCACTCAGCAGATGAAATGACTCCTAACATTTATGAAATTATACATAGAATGAATATCTGGCCTGCACCTATTGGAGAAGGTGTAAGCAGTTTATTACTTTCATCACAACAGTCTTCTCACTCCTATGCAGCTATTGAGTTTATCAAACTGCACTATGGCAAGATGGATGCGACTTCAATACTTCACTGGATACAAGATTGTTTGGCGCTTCACGAAATAACTCCAGATTCCATAGATGTTGTTATTCAGGGTAATTACAGCGTTTCACTATCATCCTTGATACCTGATGCCACCTATGTTCAATACAAAAATTATATAGGTGAATACTTTACAGCTTCCGCGTTTGCCTATTGGCTAGGTGCATATAGCATAAAAAATCAACAGATTCCAGAACATTGCATCAAAACACAAGGCAAAGAAACTTCTGTCAGAACAGTATTGATTTATAATCAGATTGACCAGAAATACCATTCGCTAGCCTTATTGGTACAACCAGAGTCCACACAAGAATAA